CGGCCGGCGGCGCCCCTCCAAGCTCAGATCGGCGTGAGCTTGGCCACCGACAGCGCCAGCCACTTCACGCCATGTCGCGCGAACTTGACCTGTGCGCGTGCGTCGTCGCCCGTGCCTTCGAGCGCGGTCACCGTGCCTTCGCCGAACTTGTTGTGGAACACCTGCATGCCCGAGCGCAGGCCGTGTGAAGGCGCTGTCTTCTGCGGCGGCACGGGTGGGCTGGCAAAGGTGTCCTTGTCGCGGCTGCTGCTGCCGCCGCCATAGCCACCACCGCTGTAGCCGCCCCCACCACCGCGCGTGCTCGCATAGCCCCCGCCATAGCCGAAGGCCGATGGCGTGAAGCCCTGGTTCTTGGGTGTGAGCCACTTCAGCGCGCCTTCGGGCAGCTCGTCGAAGAAGCGGCTCTTGACGTTGTAGCGAGTCTGGCCGTGCAGCATGCGCGTCTGCGAATGGCTCAGGTACAGGCGCTTGCGGGCGCGCGTGATCGCCACGTACATCAGGCGGCGTTCTTCCTCGAGGCTCTCGAAATCGCTCATCGAGTTCTCGTGCGGGAACAGGCCCTCTTCCATGCCGGTGATGAATACGCAGTCGAACTCCAGGCCCTTGGCGGCATGCACGGTCATCAACTGCACCGCGTCTTGCCCAGCCTGCGCCTGGTTGTCGCCCGATTCGAGCGCGGCGTGCGTGAGAAAGGCGGCCAGCGGGCTCAGCGTTTCGCCGGTTTCGGCGTCGGGCGCGAGCGGCTCGTCGAGCACCGGACGGCTCGGGTCGATACCCTGGCTCGCGGGCGACTGGCGCAGCTCGTCGACCGGCAACGCCACGGCGTCGCGGCCGAAGCCTTCCTGCGTGACGAAGCTCTCGGCCGCATTCACCAGTTCGTCCAAGTTCTCGAGGCGGTCGGCGCCTTCGCGATCGGCCTTGTAGTGCTCGACGAGGCCGCTGTGGTCGAGCACCAGCTCGATGATCTCTCGCAGGCTCACGCCCTGGGTCTGCTCGCGCAGCACGTCGATCTTGGCTACGAAGCCCGTGAGGTTGGCGCCGGCCTTGCCGCCGACGACGCTCACCGCATCGTGCAGCGAGCGCCCGGCCGCGCGCGCCGCGTCCTGCAGGGTTTCGAGCGTGCGCGCACCGATGCCGCGCGGCGGGAAATTGACGACGCGCAGGAAGCTGGTGTCGTCGTCCTTGTTCTCCAGCAGGCGCAGGTAGGCCAGCGCGTGCTTGATTTCGGCGCGCTCGAAGAAGCGCAGGCCGCCGTACACGCGGTACGGCACCGAGGCATTGAAGAGCGCCGTTTCGATCACCCGGCTCTGCGCGTTGCTGCGGTAGAGCACGGCCATTTCCTTGCGCTCGTAGCCGTCGCGCGCGAGCTGGCGCATTTCCTCGACCATCCACTGGGCTTCGGCGAGATCGGTGGGCGATTCGTACACGCGCACCGGTTCGCCCGGCCCCTGGTCGGTGCGCAGGTTCTTGCCCAGGCGCTTCTTGTTGTGGCTGATGAGCTCGTTGGCCGAGTCGAGGATGTTGCTGTAGCTGCGGTAGTTCTGCTCCAGCTTTATCTGGTGGCGCACGTCGAACTCGCGCACGAAGTCGGTCATGTTGCCCACGCGTGCACCGCGGAAGGCGTAGATGCTCTGGTCGTCGTCGCCCACGGCGATGACGCTGCTGCTCTCGCTCGGCGTGAACTGGCCGGCGACGGTGTTGCCCGTGAGCATCTTGATCCACGCGTACTGCAGGCGGTTGGTGTCCTGGAACTCGTCGATCAGGATGTGGCGGAAGCGCCGCTGGTAGTGCTCGCGCACCGGGTCGTTGTCGCGCAGCAGTTCGTAGCTGCGCAGCATGAGCTCGCCGAAGTCGACCACGCCTTCGCGCTGGCACTGCTCTTCGTAGAGGCGATAGAGCTCGACCTTCTTCCGGTCGTCGTCGCTGCGAACTTCGACGTCGCCGGGGCGCAGGCCGTCTTCCTTGGCGCCGGCGATGAACCATTGCGTCTGCTTGGCCGGGAAGCGCTCGTCGTCGACGTTGAACTGCTTCATCAGACGCTTGATGGCCGAGAGCTGGTCTTGCGTGTCGAGGATCTGGAAGGTCGACGGCAGGTTGGCCAGCTTCCAGTGCGCGCGCAGCAGGCGGTTGCACAGGCCGTGGAAGGTGCCGATCCACATGCCGCGCACATTGACGGGCAGCATCGCCGTCAGCCGCGTCATCATTTCTTTCGCGGCCTTGTTGGTGAAGGTCACGGCGAGGATGCCGCCGGCGGAGACCTGGCCCGTCTGCAGCAGCCAGGCGATGCGGGTGGTGAGCACGCGCGTCTTGCCGGAACCGGCGCCGGCCAGGATCAGCGCGTTGCCCTCTGGCAGCGTGACCGCGGCGAGTTGCTCCGCGTTCAGGTTCTGGAGCAGCGGCAGCGCTGGAGGGTGGGCGTCAGCCGCAGGATCGTTAAACAACATCATGCGATTGTAGAAACCACGGCGTATGCGGGTTATATGAAGAACCGGAAGACCTGCCTTTGCGAGACCGCGTAAAATCAATCACCGGGCCCAAGTTTCTTGCGCCCGGTTTTTTGTGGGCGTTTTCCTTGCAGAACGCACCGCGAAAGCCGGCCGGACCAAGCGCTCATTCGTTTCTTTCAACGATTCCTTTCAGGAGCCTGGTCATGCAAATTTTCGATTACGACAACATCCTTCTGCTCCCGCGCAAGTGCCGCGTGGAGAGCCGCTCCGAGTGCGACACCAGCGTGGTGCTGGGCGAACGCAGCTTCCGCCTGCCGGTGGTGCCCGCCAACATGAAGACGGTGGTCGACGAGTCGATCTGCCTGTGGCTGGCGCAGAACGGCTATTTCTACGTGATGCACCGCTTCGACCTCGACAACGTCAAGTTCGTCAAGGAGATGCAGGGCAAGGGCGTGTTCGCTTCCATCTCTCTGGGCGTGAAGAAGGCCGACTACGACACCGTCGACCAACTGGTGGCACAGGGCCTCGTGCCCGAGTACGTCACGATCGACATCGCGCACGGCCACGCCGACAGCGTGAAGAACATGATCGGCTACCTGAAGGAAAAGCTGCCCAAGACCTTCGTGATTGCCGGCAACGTCGGCACGCCCGAGGCGGTGATCGATCTCGAGAACTGGGGAGCTGACGCGACCAAGGTCGGCATCGGCCCGGGCAAGGTCTGCATCACCAAGCTCAAGACCGGCTTCGGCACCGGCGGCTGGCAGCTGTCGGCGCTCAAGTGGTGCGCGCGCGTGGCGACCAAGCCGATCATTGCCGACGGCGGCATCCGCGACCACGGCGACATTGCCAAGAGCGTGCGCTTCGGCGCGTCGATGGTCATGATCGGCTCGCTGTTCGCGGGGCACGAGGAGTCGCCGGGCAAGACGGTCGAGGTCGACGGCGTGCTGTTCAAGGAGTACTACGGCTCCGCCAGCGACTTCAACAAGGGCGAGTACAAGCACGTCGAGGGCAAGCGCATCCTCGAACCCATCAAGGGCAAGCTGGCCGAAACGCTGGTCGAAATGGAGCAGGACGTGCAGAGCTCGATCAGCTACGCGGGCGGCCGCGCGCTGATGGACATCCGCAAGGTCAACTACGTCACGCTGGGCGGCGACAACGCGGGCGAGCACCTGCTGATGTAGGCCGCTCCACCGGGGCGCCGGTCAGGCTTCCAGCAACTGCACCGCGTGCCGGTGCAGGGTGTGGGCCGGGTCGGCAAGCGCGTCGACCACATCGAAGTGGTTGAGCCCCGGGAGCACCTCGCACACCGGCACGGTGTTGCGTCCCCACGCCTCGCGGATCATCGCGTTGTGGCGGATGAACTCTTCGCTTTCTTCACCACCGGCAACGGCGTAGAGCTGGCCGCGTTTGGGCGCGGGCCACAGTGCAGGGCTGGCGCGCAGGGCATCTGCATCGGTCAGCTTCAGCACATTCTCGAGAAACGGCGTGCGCTGCAGCGGACGAAGGTCGTAGAGGCCCGAGATCGACAGCGCGTTGCGCACGAGCTGTGCGGGCAGATCGGGCGCGACCGCTTTCCAGTCGCAAGCCAACAGCGCCGCCGCCATGTGACCACCAGCCGAATGGCCCGCAACGGTGATCCGCAAAGGGTCGCCGCCATGGGCCGCAACGTGGCGCCAGGTCCATTCGAGCGCACGCACCATCTGCAGCAGGATGCCCGGCACCGTGACGGGCTGCTCCGGCGTGCCGGGGCACAGCGCGTAGTTGGGCTGGACCACGCAGATGCCGCGGTCATTGAACGCCGGCGCAATGAAGGAATGGTCTTTCTTGTCCATCGCGCGCCAGTAGCCGCCGTGGATGAAGACCAGCACTGGCGCGTCGGGCACCGGTGCGGGGAAGATGTCGAGCGTTTCGTTCACGCCCTGGCCGTAGGGAAGATCGATCCGCGCCGGCAAGGCCTCGCGCGCCGCGGCCGATTCGCGCGCCCATCGCTCGAAGTACGCAGGATGATCTTTGACCCGTGCGAGGTTGTTGTACATGCCTTCCAGCCAGGCGGGGTCGAACGAGGCCATGCGATCTTTGCTCCGTGTTTCGCGAGGCGCGCATCTTGGCACGGCAGGGTGCGCCAAAACAGCAGTTCTGGTTAAAATTCGCCCTGCGTTGGGGGGGTAGCTCAGCTGGGAGAGCGCCGCGTTCGCAATGCGGAGGTCGTGAGTTCGATCCTCATCCTCTCCACCAACCAATACAGAAAAGGCCTTGGCATACGCCAGGGCCTTTTCTTTTTCTGGCTCAGGTATCGAGCGTCAGATGCTGGCCGTGCAGCGCTGCGGCGCTCGGCGACGCAAGGAAGCCGATGGTCTGCGCGGCAACCGAGGTCGACACCCAGTCAGCCGGATTCGCATCGGGCATCGCCTGCCGATTGGCCGGCGTGTCGAGTACGCTCGGAGCCACGCTGTTGATGTTGACGCCATGCGGCGCCGCCTCGGCTGCCATGGCTTCCACCAGGCGCTGCAGCGCACTCTTCGAAGCGATGTACGCGGCCATGGCCGGCACGCCGCGCGCCGCGACCTTTGCCGTTACGGCGATGACGCTGCCTGCACGACGCTCGATCATCGAGGGCAGCACAGCCTGGGTCACCGCCACGAACGACCATGCGTTGAGATTCATCATCCGGTCCCAGCTCGCGCGCGTGAGTGCATGTGTTGCCTCGCCCATTTCAAAGCCGCCTGCGATGTGGACCAGCGTGTCGATGCGGCCGAAGGACTTGAGCGCCTGCTCCGCGAGGGCAGCCATCTCTGACGTGGAAGTCACGTCGCCCGCCAACAGGAGATGCTGCGAGTTGTCGAGGCCCGGGAAGACCTCCGCAAGACGACCTGCATGGTGGTCGACCAGCGCAAGGCGCGCGCCCTGGTCGATGAAGTGCTGAGCCACAGCACGGCCCAGTGCGCCTGCGGCGCCGGTGATCAAGACATGGGGCGTGGTGTTGGCGTCGCTCATCGAAATTCTCCTGGTTGAGAGGGCCGCGCCCCCGTCGGTAGAGGCGAATCCTAACGCCGCGACCTACAAATTTTTTGGACGGGCAGAAATTCTGGGATATACTCGTGGTCTTGCCAGAAAACACCAAATGTTTTCAACGCAAGGGCTCTTAGCTCAGTTGGTAGAGCAGCGGACTCTTAATCCGTAGGTCGAGTGTTCGAGTCACTCAGGGCCCACCAACCAACATCGCGTCATCGCTGGAACGCCCGCTACTCAAAAGGTAGCGGGCGTTTTTCATTGCGGCTGCTATCGCATGTACTGAGTGGGAGTGGCACCAAACGTGCGCTTGAACAAGGCAATGAACGCACTGATGTTGCTGTAGCCGAGTTCGAGGGCAACGGTCGTAACGGAGCGTCCCTCGGCCAGGAGCTCCAACCCACGCAGCAAGCGTGCACGCTGCCGCCATGTTCCAAGGCTGTATCCGGTCTCCACGGGAAAGCGACGATTCAGTGTGCGAGGCGAAATATTCGCCAACCCGGCCCAGGCGTCCAACGAACGATCGTCAGCGGGCTGCGCCAGGAGTCCTTGCGCGATCTTCATCAGCGATGGGCTTGTCGGCATCGGCAAGCTGAGCTCTTCGATCGGCAAGGACCTGATCTCGTTGACCACGACGAGTTCGAGCAAACCTCGCATCGCTCCAGCAGGC
This is a stretch of genomic DNA from Variovorax paradoxus. It encodes these proteins:
- a CDS encoding UvrD-helicase domain-containing protein; this encodes MLFNDPAADAHPPALPLLQNLNAEQLAAVTLPEGNALILAGAGSGKTRVLTTRIAWLLQTGQVSAGGILAVTFTNKAAKEMMTRLTAMLPVNVRGMWIGTFHGLCNRLLRAHWKLANLPSTFQILDTQDQLSAIKRLMKQFNVDDERFPAKQTQWFIAGAKEDGLRPGDVEVRSDDDRKKVELYRLYEEQCQREGVVDFGELMLRSYELLRDNDPVREHYQRRFRHILIDEFQDTNRLQYAWIKMLTGNTVAGQFTPSESSSVIAVGDDDQSIYAFRGARVGNMTDFVREFDVRHQIKLEQNYRSYSNILDSANELISHNKKRLGKNLRTDQGPGEPVRVYESPTDLAEAQWMVEEMRQLARDGYERKEMAVLYRSNAQSRVIETALFNASVPYRVYGGLRFFERAEIKHALAYLRLLENKDDDTSFLRVVNFPPRGIGARTLETLQDAARAAGRSLHDAVSVVGGKAGANLTGFVAKIDVLREQTQGVSLREIIELVLDHSGLVEHYKADREGADRLENLDELVNAAESFVTQEGFGRDAVALPVDELRQSPASQGIDPSRPVLDEPLAPDAETGETLSPLAAFLTHAALESGDNQAQAGQDAVQLMTVHAAKGLEFDCVFITGMEEGLFPHENSMSDFESLEEERRLMYVAITRARKRLYLSHSQTRMLHGQTRYNVKSRFFDELPEGALKWLTPKNQGFTPSAFGYGGGYASTRGGGGGYSGGGYGGGSSSRDKDTFASPPVPPQKTAPSHGLRSGMQVFHNKFGEGTVTALEGTGDDARAQVKFARHGVKWLALSVAKLTPI
- a CDS encoding GMP reductase, which produces MQIFDYDNILLLPRKCRVESRSECDTSVVLGERSFRLPVVPANMKTVVDESICLWLAQNGYFYVMHRFDLDNVKFVKEMQGKGVFASISLGVKKADYDTVDQLVAQGLVPEYVTIDIAHGHADSVKNMIGYLKEKLPKTFVIAGNVGTPEAVIDLENWGADATKVGIGPGKVCITKLKTGFGTGGWQLSALKWCARVATKPIIADGGIRDHGDIAKSVRFGASMVMIGSLFAGHEESPGKTVEVDGVLFKEYYGSASDFNKGEYKHVEGKRILEPIKGKLAETLVEMEQDVQSSISYAGGRALMDIRKVNYVTLGGDNAGEHLLM
- a CDS encoding alpha/beta hydrolase, translated to MASFDPAWLEGMYNNLARVKDHPAYFERWARESAAAREALPARIDLPYGQGVNETLDIFPAPVPDAPVLVFIHGGYWRAMDKKDHSFIAPAFNDRGICVVQPNYALCPGTPEQPVTVPGILLQMVRALEWTWRHVAAHGGDPLRITVAGHSAGGHMAAALLACDWKAVAPDLPAQLVRNALSISGLYDLRPLQRTPFLENVLKLTDADALRASPALWPAPKRGQLYAVAGGEESEEFIRHNAMIREAWGRNTVPVCEVLPGLNHFDVVDALADPAHTLHRHAVQLLEA
- a CDS encoding SDR family NAD(P)-dependent oxidoreductase, producing MSDANTTPHVLITGAAGALGRAVAQHFIDQGARLALVDHHAGRLAEVFPGLDNSQHLLLAGDVTSTSEMAALAEQALKSFGRIDTLVHIAGGFEMGEATHALTRASWDRMMNLNAWSFVAVTQAVLPSMIERRAGSVIAVTAKVAARGVPAMAAYIASKSALQRLVEAMAAEAAPHGVNINSVAPSVLDTPANRQAMPDANPADWVSTSVAAQTIGFLASPSAAALHGQHLTLDT
- a CDS encoding AraC family transcriptional regulator, with translation MSSTTQRPDLADLKDDAAGPLAIVVSQCVEGSSLVEPHSHGRGQLLGVWRGLLTLGTEFGKWLVPNVHAVWIPPGQLHWASAHGQVDTWSIYVQSGAGEGLPERPATLRISALLRETVRRLESLNSEPAGAMRGLLELVVVNEIRSLPIEELSLPMPTSPSLMKIAQGLLAQPADDRSLDAWAGLANISPRTLNRRFPVETGYSLGTWRQRARLLRGLELLAEGRSVTTVALELGYSNISAFIALFKRTFGATPTQYMR